From one Pseudomonas sp. S35 genomic stretch:
- a CDS encoding deoxyguanosinetriphosphate triphosphohydrolase, with product MDWPTLLTRERLGKPLHSPEELGRSPFHKDHDRIIFSGAFRRLGRKTQVHPVSSNDHIHTRLTHSLEVSCVGRSLGMRVGETLRSALPDWCDPSDLGMVVQSACLAHDIGNPPFGHSGEDAIRHWFQQAAGRGWLDDMSSAERNDFLNFEGNAQGFRVLTQLEYHQFDGGTRLTFATLGTYLKYPWTARHADSLGYKKHKFGCYQSELPILEQIAHKLGLPQLEEQRWARHPLVYLMEAADDICYALIDLEDGLEMELLEYAEVESLLLDLVGDDLPQTYRQLGAQDSRRRKLAILRGKAIEHLTNAAARAFVEQQDALLAGTLPGDLVEHMHGPAKRCVLDAKDMARKKIFQDKRKTLHEIGAYTTLEILLNAFCGAALEQHGGRTPSFKNRRILDLLGNNAPDPAWPLHASFLRMIDFIAGMTDSYATEMAREMTGRSSPQ from the coding sequence TTGGATTGGCCCACCCTGCTTACCCGCGAACGTCTTGGAAAGCCCCTGCACAGCCCGGAAGAACTTGGCCGCAGCCCGTTCCACAAAGACCATGACCGCATCATCTTCTCCGGTGCGTTCCGCCGCCTGGGCCGCAAGACCCAAGTGCACCCGGTGTCGAGTAACGACCATATCCACACGCGCCTGACCCACTCCCTGGAAGTCAGTTGCGTGGGCCGCTCCCTGGGTATGCGCGTCGGCGAAACCCTGCGCAGCGCCTTGCCCGACTGGTGCGACCCGAGCGACCTGGGCATGGTGGTGCAGTCGGCCTGCCTGGCCCACGACATCGGCAACCCGCCATTCGGCCACTCTGGCGAAGATGCCATCCGCCACTGGTTCCAACAGGCGGCGGGGCGCGGCTGGCTGGATGACATGAGCAGCGCCGAGCGCAATGACTTCCTCAATTTCGAGGGCAACGCCCAAGGCTTCCGGGTGCTGACCCAGTTGGAGTACCACCAGTTCGACGGCGGTACGCGACTGACCTTCGCAACCCTGGGCACTTACTTGAAATACCCCTGGACCGCCCGCCACGCCGACTCCCTGGGCTATAAAAAACACAAGTTCGGCTGTTACCAGAGCGAGCTGCCGATCCTGGAACAGATCGCCCACAAGTTGGGTCTGCCGCAACTCGAAGAACAACGCTGGGCCCGCCATCCGCTGGTTTATCTGATGGAGGCGGCGGATGACATCTGCTACGCCTTGATCGACCTGGAAGATGGCCTGGAAATGGAGTTGCTGGAATACGCCGAAGTCGAATCGCTGTTGCTCGACCTGGTCGGCGATGACTTGCCGCAGACCTATCGCCAACTCGGTGCCCAGGACTCGCGCCGACGCAAGCTGGCGATCCTGCGCGGCAAGGCCATCGAGCACTTGACCAACGCCGCCGCACGGGCCTTCGTCGAACAGCAGGATGCCTTGCTGGCCGGTACCCTGCCCGGCGACCTGGTGGAGCACATGCACGGCCCGGCCAAGCGCTGCGTGCTGGATGCCAAAGACATGGCGCGCAAGAAAATCTTCCAGGACAAGCGCAAGACCCTGCACGAGATCGGCGCCTACACCACCCTCGAAATTCTCCTGAACGCCTTTTGTGGGGCGGCTCTGGAGCAGCACGGTGGCCGCACACCGTCCTTCAAGAACCGACGTATTCTCGATCTGCTCGGCAACAACGCTCCGGACCCGGCATGGCCGCTGCACGCATCGTTCCTGCGCATGATCGACTTTATCGCCGGCATGACCGACAGCTACGCCACCGAAATGGCGCGGGAGATGACGGGACGCTCCAGCCCGCAATAA